One window from the genome of Natrialba magadii ATCC 43099 encodes:
- the solA gene encoding N-methyl-L-tryptophan oxidase — MTQTSYDAIVIGVGGMGSAAVYTLAKRGVDVLGLEQYDIPHTRGSSHGETRIFRLTQPEHPSYVPLAQHAHKRWRELEAESGTDLLTTTGSVHAGPKDGELVAAALESVRANEVDHELLTSTELGERFPAFELPEGHRAVYQPDGGFLSCERVITTNVNQAHEHGGVVRARERVRSWEPRESGVTVRTDRNTYEADHLVITAGAWAANQLDVLQNHLSPQRRVMIWLQPEEPANFSPDRFPVFSVDVPEGNFYGFPTAERPGFKFGRSPDVTEVVDPNDWQDEPTIQDEHLLRQLPDGHFAGDAGSDRTMGMATCLVTTSTDGHFYLDTHPEYPHVSFAAGFTGHGFKFVSAIGDVLADFVTEGDTELPIDVHRLDGRV, encoded by the coding sequence GTGACACAGACTTCGTACGACGCAATCGTGATCGGCGTCGGAGGCATGGGCAGTGCAGCCGTCTACACCCTCGCGAAACGAGGTGTCGACGTTCTCGGGCTCGAACAATACGATATTCCGCACACGCGGGGCTCCTCGCACGGCGAAACGCGAATTTTCCGACTGACACAGCCGGAACACCCGTCGTACGTCCCGCTCGCCCAGCACGCACACAAGCGCTGGCGCGAACTCGAGGCCGAGTCCGGCACCGACCTGCTGACGACCACCGGTTCGGTCCACGCCGGCCCGAAAGATGGGGAGCTAGTGGCGGCTGCACTCGAGTCCGTCCGGGCGAACGAGGTTGACCACGAGCTGTTGACCAGCACGGAGCTGGGAGAGCGGTTTCCGGCCTTCGAGTTGCCGGAGGGTCATCGGGCGGTCTACCAGCCAGATGGCGGGTTTCTGTCCTGCGAGCGGGTGATTACGACGAACGTGAATCAGGCGCACGAACACGGCGGTGTCGTTCGCGCTCGCGAGCGCGTGCGAAGCTGGGAACCACGCGAGTCGGGTGTGACGGTGCGAACGGATCGGAACACGTACGAGGCGGACCACCTCGTGATCACGGCCGGGGCCTGGGCGGCAAACCAGCTCGACGTGCTGCAGAACCACCTCTCACCCCAGCGGCGGGTAATGATCTGGCTCCAGCCGGAGGAGCCAGCGAACTTCAGCCCGGACCGGTTCCCGGTGTTCAGCGTCGACGTGCCCGAGGGCAACTTCTACGGTTTCCCGACGGCCGAGCGGCCGGGGTTCAAGTTCGGCCGCAGCCCGGACGTAACGGAGGTCGTCGATCCGAACGACTGGCAAGACGAGCCAACGATACAGGACGAACACCTCTTGCGACAGCTCCCCGACGGCCACTTCGCGGGTGATGCGGGGAGTGATCGAACGATGGGGATGGCGACCTGTCTCGTTACGACCTCGACCGACGGCCACTTCTATCTCGATACACACCCCGAGTATCCACACGTCTCGTTCGCCGCGGGATTCACTGGCCACGGCTTCAAATTCGTCAGCGCGATTGGTGACGTGCTGGCGGATTTCGTCACCGAGGGCGATACGGAGCTTCCGATCGACGTGCATCGGCTGGACGGCCGGGTCTGA